One window of Jannaschia sp. CCS1 genomic DNA carries:
- a CDS encoding thiamine pyrophosphate-binding protein, which yields MTKHHGGKILADRLALHGVERVFSVPGESFLAALDGLYDHDIPNIVCRQEGGAAMMAEAHGKMTGTPGVLFVTRGPGATNASAGLHIAMHDATPLVCFVGQIPLKHRDRGVFQEVDYRAFFGPLVKWSAEVERTDRLAEYIDRAFAVAQAGRPGPVVLALPEDILCAMAEPPKQRPGARAMGRVHPDDIAPMVEAFKLAKRPLILCGGPHWGDVEKQTAQALAERTGAPIAVTFRRQDYIDNDHPNYAGDLGVGANPALQKRLGDADCVLLLGAELNDITTADFTLIDPADPPTILQVAPTPEATSKTYPATLAVAAPPISMLYQFLDATPQSPDRGANAARGEFEKWQVPQLTPGAVQMESIICWLRDNASSDTIITNGAGNYAAFLHRYYRFRQYGTQVAPTSGSMGYGLPAAVSAKLHNPDQPVICLAGDGCLQMTIQELSTARQHGADIIVIVANNGRYGTIRMHQENHYPGRVSGTDLFNPDYAALAEAYGGTGHLVTENAQFADAYRQALTGGLHIIELALDPKMLATTKSL from the coding sequence ATGACCAAGCACCACGGTGGAAAAATCCTTGCGGATCGGTTGGCGCTGCATGGGGTGGAGCGTGTGTTTTCCGTCCCCGGGGAGAGTTTTCTGGCCGCGCTGGACGGGCTCTATGACCATGATATCCCGAACATTGTCTGCCGCCAGGAAGGCGGCGCTGCGATGATGGCAGAGGCCCACGGGAAGATGACGGGGACTCCCGGCGTGCTGTTTGTCACGCGCGGACCGGGGGCCACGAATGCAAGTGCGGGCCTTCATATCGCCATGCATGACGCGACGCCTCTGGTGTGTTTCGTGGGGCAGATCCCCCTGAAGCACCGTGATAGGGGTGTATTTCAAGAAGTTGATTACAGGGCGTTTTTCGGACCTTTGGTAAAGTGGTCGGCGGAGGTGGAGCGCACGGATCGCCTGGCCGAATACATTGACCGGGCGTTTGCGGTGGCCCAGGCCGGGCGACCCGGCCCGGTGGTTCTGGCCCTGCCTGAGGATATCCTGTGTGCGATGGCCGAGCCGCCAAAACAACGCCCCGGTGCCCGCGCGATGGGACGCGTACACCCCGACGATATCGCGCCGATGGTGGAGGCGTTTAAGCTGGCCAAACGCCCCCTGATCCTTTGCGGTGGGCCCCATTGGGGTGACGTGGAGAAGCAAACCGCGCAGGCCTTGGCTGAACGGACAGGCGCGCCGATTGCGGTGACGTTCCGGCGGCAGGACTACATCGACAACGACCACCCCAACTATGCCGGAGATCTGGGCGTCGGTGCGAACCCTGCGCTACAAAAACGGCTCGGCGATGCGGATTGTGTCCTGCTGCTCGGGGCCGAACTCAACGATATCACGACCGCCGATTTCACTCTGATCGACCCCGCTGATCCGCCCACGATTTTGCAGGTGGCACCCACGCCAGAGGCGACGTCCAAAACCTATCCCGCGACCCTTGCCGTCGCCGCCCCGCCTATATCAATGCTATATCAATTTCTTGATGCAACCCCGCAGAGCCCGGACCGTGGGGCAAACGCGGCGCGGGGGGAGTTTGAGAAATGGCAGGTCCCACAGCTCACCCCCGGCGCGGTTCAGATGGAGAGCATTATCTGCTGGCTCCGCGATAACGCGAGCTCCGACACGATCATCACCAATGGCGCGGGGAACTACGCCGCCTTCCTGCATCGTTATTACCGGTTCCGTCAGTACGGGACGCAGGTGGCGCCAACATCCGGCTCCATGGGTTACGGTCTGCCCGCGGCCGTATCCGCCAAATTGCACAATCCCGACCAGCCGGTGATCTGCCTGGCGGGTGACGGATGTTTGCAGATGACAATTCAGGAGCTGTCGACCGCGCGGCAGCACGGGGCGGATATCATCGTGATCGTCGCCAATAACGGGCGCTATGGGACGATCCGCATGCATCAGGAAAACCACTATCCGGGGCGTGTGTCAGGGACGGATTTGTTCAACCCCGATTACGCCGCTTTGGCCGAGGCCTATGGGGGCACCGGGCATCTGGTGACAGAGA
- a CDS encoding NADPH-dependent FMN reductase: MSSGRLLGLCGSLRAASFNAMLMRDAAAAFDAETFREANLRFPLYDGDLEEAEGIPAEVQTLSDQIAEADAVIIVGPEYNKAISGVLKNALDWVSRTEGQPWLQKPVAILSATAGRSGGECAQVSMRECLAAFRPRLVLGPAVLVGSAFSAFEDGHLTNEMNRKALNGLMEELRRAAGL, translated from the coding sequence ATGTCCAGCGGCAGACTTTTGGGACTATGTGGCTCGCTCCGGGCGGCATCGTTCAACGCAATGTTGATGCGGGATGCGGCGGCCGCGTTCGATGCCGAGACGTTCCGGGAAGCCAACCTGCGCTTCCCCCTCTATGACGGTGATCTGGAGGAGGCGGAGGGCATTCCCGCAGAGGTCCAGACCCTTTCAGATCAGATCGCCGAGGCGGATGCCGTGATCATCGTTGGGCCAGAATACAACAAGGCGATCTCCGGCGTCCTGAAGAATGCGTTGGATTGGGTCAGCCGGACGGAGGGGCAGCCTTGGCTTCAAAAGCCGGTCGCCATCTTGTCGGCCACGGCGGGCCGGTCGGGCGGGGAATGTGCCCAGGTCAGCATGCGCGAATGTTTGGCGGCCTTTCGACCACGACTGGTGTTGGGGCCTGCAGTGCTGGTCGGCAGCGCGTTTTCGGCGTTCGAAGATGGGCACCTGACGAATGAGATGAACCGCAAGGCGCTGAACGGCCTTATGGAAGAATTGCGGCGCGCGGCGGGGCTCTAG
- a CDS encoding NAD(P)/FAD-dependent oxidoreductase, with product MTDITGPDIIVRGAGITGLMCAWMLVRRGAKVQVVDPKGVGAGASGGIVGALAPHVPENWNAKKAMQFKALHEAGALWAEVADAGGQEPGYARTGRVQPLSDAAAVALARQRTETAKDLWETRYQWRVIPADDVDVAVESPTGLVIHDTLTARIHPRRACAALASALRALGVEIRPEATCAGVEVWATGADDLIQMSKARGKLVGAPIKGQAALLRADLREAPQVFVDGLHIVPHGDGTVAIGSTTEREFEDATSTDAQLDPLIKAARQAVPALRDAPVTQRWAGLRPRAKSRAPMVGPHPMRKGAYIANGGFKIGLAMAPVMAEMLAALILDETDTIPQDFRPEASF from the coding sequence ATGACCGATATCACTGGGCCCGACATCATTGTCCGGGGGGCGGGGATCACCGGGCTGATGTGTGCCTGGATGCTGGTCCGGCGTGGCGCGAAGGTGCAGGTCGTTGACCCCAAGGGTGTCGGCGCTGGCGCGTCAGGTGGGATCGTCGGCGCGCTGGCGCCCCATGTTCCCGAAAACTGGAATGCCAAGAAAGCGATGCAGTTCAAAGCCTTGCATGAGGCGGGGGCGCTTTGGGCCGAGGTGGCCGATGCCGGCGGACAGGAGCCCGGTTACGCGCGGACGGGACGCGTCCAGCCGCTGTCGGACGCAGCCGCCGTGGCGCTGGCCCGGCAGCGGACCGAGACGGCGAAGGACCTGTGGGAGACGCGCTATCAATGGCGTGTGATCCCTGCGGATGACGTCGACGTTGCCGTGGAAAGCCCAACCGGGCTTGTTATTCACGATACGTTGACCGCGCGTATTCATCCCCGACGGGCCTGTGCCGCGCTCGCCTCTGCCCTCCGCGCATTGGGGGTCGAGATCCGGCCCGAGGCCACCTGCGCGGGCGTTGAGGTTTGGGCGACCGGTGCCGATGATCTGATCCAGATGTCCAAGGCGCGGGGCAAGTTGGTGGGCGCGCCGATCAAAGGACAAGCTGCGCTGTTGCGGGCTGATCTGCGGGAGGCTCCACAGGTCTTTGTGGATGGGTTGCACATCGTACCCCACGGCGACGGGACAGTGGCGATCGGATCGACGACGGAGCGGGAGTTTGAGGATGCCACCAGCACCGATGCGCAGCTTGACCCGTTGATCAAGGCTGCCCGGCAAGCGGTGCCTGCCCTGCGCGATGCGCCTGTGACCCAACGGTGGGCGGGGTTGCGACCGCGGGCCAAAAGCCGTGCGCCGATGGTTGGCCCCCACCCGATGCGAAAAGGCGCGTATATCGCCAATGGGGGCTTCAAGATTGGCCTCGCGATGGCCCCCGTGATGGCAGAGATGTTGGCCGCGCTGATCTTGGATGAAACAGACACTATTCCGCAGGATTTCCGCCCTGAGGCCAGCTTCTAG
- the mnmD gene encoding tRNA (5-methylaminomethyl-2-thiouridine)(34)-methyltransferase MnmD produces MSKDQTKIDWRGGVPISVRFGDPYYSLKDGLAETRYVFLGGNALPARFRDGFHVAELGFGTGLNFLATLQAFRDAGTPGTLCFTSFEAHPMSHEDMLRALAPFPDLPVSTLLDNDLTRMLDGPDFRLEIIHGDARETVPNWQDRADCWFLDGFAPAQNPELWEDDLLHAVAAHTNPGGTFATYTAVGRIRRTLAAAGFTVERIKGFNAKPHMTRGVMP; encoded by the coding sequence ATGAGCAAGGACCAGACAAAGATCGATTGGCGTGGCGGTGTCCCGATCTCGGTTCGGTTCGGCGACCCATATTACTCGCTGAAGGACGGCCTGGCTGAAACGCGATACGTTTTTCTGGGCGGCAACGCCCTGCCCGCGCGGTTTCGGGACGGGTTTCACGTGGCGGAGTTGGGGTTCGGGACGGGGCTGAACTTTCTGGCAACTTTGCAGGCCTTCCGTGACGCGGGCACGCCCGGTACGCTGTGCTTCACCTCCTTCGAGGCGCATCCGATGTCCCATGAAGACATGTTACGCGCACTGGCTCCGTTCCCTGATCTGCCCGTTTCCACCCTTTTGGACAATGATCTTACCCGAATGCTGGACGGCCCTGACTTCCGGTTGGAGATCATTCACGGCGATGCCCGTGAAACCGTCCCGAACTGGCAGGACAGAGCCGATTGCTGGTTTCTTGACGGCTTTGCGCCCGCTCAAAATCCGGAGCTGTGGGAGGATGACCTGCTTCACGCCGTCGCCGCGCATACAAACCCCGGCGGGACCTTTGCCACTTACACCGCCGTGGGGCGGATCAGGCGGACGCTTGCGGCGGCGGGCTTCACTGTCGAGCGCATCAAAGGCTTCAACGCAAAACCGCACATGACGCGGGGGGTCATGCCATGA
- a CDS encoding DMT family transporter has product MTDNPRLGIYLMIATTFVFAMQDGISRHLAGEYNIFMVVMIRYWFFAAFVITIASRQAGGVRAAAKTEQPVLQAFRGVLLAAEICVMVGAFVLLGLVEAHAIFTCYPLLVAALSGPVLGEKVGWRRWTAIGIGFVGVLVILQPGFGVFSIYALVPLAAAFMFALYNLLTRYAARKDRAATSFFWTGTAGALVMTCVGIWFWEPMSGPDWAWMALLCVTGATGHFLLIKTYDVAEASAVQPFAYLQLVFASALGLLVFGEVLATNVAIGAAIVICAGLFTLWRTRTVTGG; this is encoded by the coding sequence ATGACGGACAATCCCCGTCTTGGCATCTACCTGATGATCGCCACCACCTTCGTCTTTGCCATGCAAGACGGCATCAGCCGGCATCTGGCAGGCGAATACAATATCTTCATGGTCGTGATGATCCGCTATTGGTTCTTCGCGGCCTTCGTCATCACCATCGCATCCCGTCAGGCGGGCGGCGTGCGCGCGGCGGCGAAAACAGAACAGCCCGTTCTACAGGCCTTCCGGGGCGTCCTTTTAGCGGCAGAAATCTGTGTGATGGTCGGCGCGTTCGTTCTGCTGGGTCTGGTGGAGGCCCACGCGATTTTCACCTGTTATCCGCTGCTGGTCGCCGCCCTGTCCGGCCCCGTACTGGGCGAAAAGGTCGGTTGGAGACGGTGGACGGCCATCGGTATCGGCTTTGTCGGCGTATTGGTGATCTTGCAACCGGGCTTTGGCGTCTTCTCGATTTACGCGCTGGTCCCCCTCGCCGCCGCCTTCATGTTCGCGCTCTATAATCTGCTGACGCGGTACGCGGCCCGCAAGGATCGCGCTGCGACCAGCTTCTTCTGGACCGGAACGGCGGGCGCACTCGTGATGACCTGCGTCGGCATCTGGTTCTGGGAGCCGATGAGCGGGCCGGATTGGGCTTGGATGGCGCTTCTGTGCGTCACCGGCGCGACCGGACATTTCCTGCTGATCAAGACTTATGACGTGGCCGAAGCGTCGGCCGTACAACCGTTCGCCTATCTGCAATTGGTCTTTGCATCCGCCCTCGGGCTTCTGGTGTTCGGCGAGGTCTTGGCGACAAACGTGGCCATCGGGGCGGCGATCGTGATCTGTGCCGGGCTGTTCACGCTCTGGCGCACACGCACCGTGACGGGGGGCTGA
- the crtB gene encoding 15-cis-phytoene synthase: protein MIDPDDMDHCRHAIREGSYSFHAASKLLPSSVRDPALALYAFCRLADDEVDFGADKPAAVLALSERLEHAYQGRPRNHPTDRAFTAMIEEFDMPRALPEALLEGLAWDGMERRYATLSDLRSYSARVASAVGAMMCVLMRVRDEQALARACDLGVAMQLTNIARDVGEDAAERRLYLPTDWLEEEGIDIERLFTSPVSSPRLKRLTKRLLAEAHKLYLKSEPGIGRLPLAARPGIFAARHCYDAIGRNLAQHGYDNVNRRATTTGGHKMRLLGLSIVRAGLASILPESPVIFARPLPETAFLVEAAAHPAPNKDAWSDPLLSVLSQLKAQDRPHAAE from the coding sequence ATGATCGACCCCGATGATATGGACCATTGTCGTCATGCGATCCGCGAAGGGTCGTATTCCTTCCACGCGGCATCGAAACTTCTGCCGTCTTCCGTGCGCGATCCGGCCCTTGCGCTTTATGCGTTTTGCCGCTTGGCGGATGATGAGGTCGACTTTGGCGCGGACAAACCAGCAGCCGTTCTGGCGCTCTCAGAGCGTCTCGAACATGCCTATCAGGGTCGCCCTCGAAACCATCCGACAGATCGCGCCTTCACTGCAATGATTGAAGAATTCGATATGCCGCGCGCCTTGCCGGAGGCGTTGTTGGAGGGCCTCGCCTGGGACGGGATGGAGCGGCGCTATGCCACGCTGTCTGATCTGCGCAGCTATTCGGCGCGTGTTGCGTCCGCCGTTGGCGCAATGATGTGCGTGCTGATGCGGGTCCGTGATGAACAGGCCTTGGCGCGCGCCTGCGATCTGGGCGTCGCCATGCAGCTGACCAATATCGCCCGTGATGTCGGCGAAGACGCGGCGGAACGGCGACTGTACCTGCCCACCGATTGGCTGGAGGAGGAAGGCATTGATATCGAGCGTCTTTTCACCAGTCCCGTGTCGTCCCCGCGTCTCAAACGGCTGACAAAACGGCTGTTGGCGGAGGCGCACAAGCTCTATCTCAAGTCCGAGCCCGGGATTGGCCGTCTGCCCCTTGCCGCACGTCCCGGCATCTTCGCCGCGCGCCATTGTTATGACGCCATAGGGCGCAACCTCGCGCAGCACGGATATGACAACGTCAACCGGCGCGCCACCACGACGGGGGGTCACAAGATGCGGCTTCTGGGTCTGTCGATTGTGCGCGCGGGCCTTGCCAGCATCCTGCCGGAAAGCCCGGTGATCTTCGCTCGACCCCTGCCTGAGACGGCGTTTCTGGTCGAGGCCGCAGCCCACCCCGCGCCCAACAAGGACGCGTGGAGCGATCCGTTGCTGTCTGTCCTGTCTCAGCTGAAAGCGCAAGACCGCCCCCACGCGGCAGAATGA
- a CDS encoding phytoene desaturase, whose amino-acid sequence MDSCKAEHPVINPSKAIVIGAGLGGLSAAMRLGAKGYQVTVLDRLDRAGGRGSSITQNGHRFDLGPTIVTVPQVFEQLWADCGRSFRDDVDLRPVDPYYEIRWRDGSKFRVNGDDTTMEAEVAKLSPSDVAGYRKFLNDSERRYEFGFEGLGRRPMNKLMDLVREIPGFVKLRADRSVYAHASARVKDERLRMALSFHPLFIGGDPTRVTSMYSLVSHLEKEFGVHYAMGGVQAMADAMVRVIDDQGGEVRLGEDVTEITVEQGRTTGVVTETGESLASDIVVSNADPGTTYEHLLSKQTKRRWTPKRLNKSRWSMGLFVWYFGTKGTRDKWGDVGHHTILNGPRYNGLLDDIFIRRKLADDMSIYLHRPSITDPSAAPAGDDTFYALSPVPNLHGKSVDWTEMTERYRANMASVLNDQLLPGFENHLSASHIFTPQTFVDRYRSPHGAGFSLEPRIFQSAWFRPHNISEEIAGLYLVGAGTHPGAGIPSVVTSSEVLNKLVPAAETPVIPPIQRVAAE is encoded by the coding sequence ATGGACAGTTGTAAGGCGGAGCATCCAGTGATCAATCCCTCCAAGGCTATAGTGATCGGCGCGGGCCTGGGTGGCCTGTCTGCGGCCATGCGACTTGGGGCTAAAGGGTATCAGGTGACGGTTCTCGACCGCCTTGATCGCGCTGGGGGGCGTGGATCGTCTATCACGCAAAACGGCCACCGATTCGATTTGGGTCCGACGATTGTGACCGTACCGCAGGTGTTTGAGCAGCTCTGGGCCGATTGCGGGCGCAGCTTTCGCGACGACGTCGATCTGCGCCCCGTCGATCCCTACTATGAGATCCGGTGGCGCGACGGCTCCAAATTTCGGGTCAATGGTGATGACACGACGATGGAGGCGGAGGTTGCGAAGCTGTCGCCTTCCGACGTCGCCGGCTACCGCAAGTTTCTGAACGATAGCGAGCGGCGGTATGAGTTCGGCTTTGAAGGCCTTGGCCGCCGTCCGATGAACAAGCTGATGGATCTGGTGCGGGAGATTCCCGGCTTCGTGAAGTTGCGCGCCGACCGCTCCGTTTACGCCCATGCGAGCGCGCGGGTGAAGGATGAACGCCTGCGTATGGCGCTGTCGTTCCACCCGCTCTTTATCGGCGGGGATCCCACGCGGGTCACCAGCATGTACAGTCTCGTGAGCCATTTGGAGAAGGAGTTCGGCGTCCATTACGCGATGGGCGGCGTGCAGGCGATGGCCGACGCCATGGTGCGTGTGATCGACGATCAGGGCGGCGAGGTCCGCCTTGGGGAAGATGTGACCGAGATCACGGTTGAACAGGGTCGAACAACCGGCGTCGTGACTGAAACCGGCGAAAGCCTAGCGTCCGATATCGTCGTCTCCAACGCTGATCCGGGCACAACATATGAACATCTTTTGTCCAAGCAGACCAAGAGACGGTGGACGCCAAAACGGCTGAACAAGTCCCGGTGGTCCATGGGTCTGTTCGTCTGGTATTTCGGGACCAAAGGCACCCGCGACAAATGGGGCGATGTGGGTCACCACACAATCCTGAACGGCCCGCGCTACAACGGTCTGCTCGATGACATCTTCATTCGCCGCAAGCTGGCCGATGACATGTCGATCTATCTGCACCGCCCCTCCATCACCGACCCCTCCGCAGCGCCCGCCGGGGACGACACCTTCTACGCCCTGTCGCCCGTGCCCAACCTGCATGGGAAAAGTGTCGATTGGACCGAGATGACGGAACGGTATCGCGCCAACATGGCCAGCGTGTTGAACGATCAGCTGCTGCCGGGCTTCGAGAATCACCTCAGCGCGTCCCACATCTTCACGCCGCAGACTTTTGTGGACCGATATCGGTCTCCCCACGGGGCGGGGTTCTCGCTTGAGCCGCGGATATTCCAGTCTGCCTGGTTCCGTCCACACAACATCTCGGAGGAGATCGCGGGCCTGTATCTGGTCGGTGCAGGTACGCATCCCGGTGCAGGTATTCCGTCCGTTGTGACCTCGTCTGAGGTTCTCAACAAACTGGTGCCCGCCGCAGAGACGCCAGTTATCCCCCCCATTCAGCGGGTGGCGGCGGAGTGA
- the crtA gene encoding spheroidene monooxygenase — MQSTTLSLYRFGSTSARLWAFAQMGLARPAMRDVRGIGTWKLCGSGTGEGFTPLPNTSVYAILATWPDHDTARRALFGAGVFRRYAARSSEAMTLFLTSTSARGTWAGTEPFATSGDPGGPIAALTRATIKPRIAAKFWGRVPGISTAIGNDPNVLFKIGIGEVPMLHQVTFSIWPDATSMADFARKDGPHAKAIHAVRSEGWFKEELYARFNVDAVDGTWDGATPDFASRPVADTRIAAE; from the coding sequence ATGCAATCGACGACCTTGAGCCTGTATCGTTTCGGCTCTACCTCTGCGCGCCTTTGGGCGTTTGCTCAGATGGGTTTGGCCCGTCCTGCGATGCGCGATGTGCGCGGCATCGGGACGTGGAAGTTGTGCGGATCGGGCACCGGAGAGGGGTTCACGCCCCTGCCCAATACGTCTGTCTATGCGATTCTCGCCACCTGGCCAGATCACGATACGGCGCGCCGGGCTTTGTTCGGTGCGGGCGTGTTTCGGCGGTACGCTGCGCGATCCAGTGAGGCAATGACCTTGTTTCTGACCTCGACCTCCGCGCGGGGCACCTGGGCGGGCACGGAACCATTCGCCACGTCCGGCGATCCAGGCGGACCCATCGCCGCGCTGACCCGCGCCACGATCAAACCGCGCATCGCCGCGAAGTTCTGGGGCCGCGTGCCGGGCATTTCTACCGCCATCGGCAATGATCCCAATGTCCTGTTCAAGATCGGCATCGGAGAGGTTCCGATGCTGCATCAGGTCACCTTCTCGATCTGGCCGGATGCCACTTCCATGGCAGACTTTGCCCGCAAAGACGGCCCCCACGCCAAGGCGATCCACGCCGTCCGGTCCGAGGGTTGGTTCAAGGAAGAGCTTTACGCGCGGTTCAACGTCGACGCGGTGGACGGCACCTGGGACGGCGCGACACCGGACTTCGCGTCAAGGCCCGTCGCAGACACAAGGATAGCAGCTGAATGA
- the bchI gene encoding magnesium chelatase ATPase subunit I codes for MKDIMEPGPFPFSAIVGQEEMKRAMILTAIDAGIGGVLVFGDRGTGKSTAVRGLAALLPSIDAVAGCPVNSRAVSDVPDWVVLKDQAIVTKQTPVIDLPLGATEDRVVGALDIEKALTKGEKAFEPGLLARANRGYLYIDEVNLLDDHLVDLLLDVAQSGQNVVEREGLSIRHAAKFVLVGSGNPEEGELRPQLLDRFGLSVEVASPTDIDVRIDVIRRRDAYDRDPVAFGADWASEDADLRMRVVDARARLESVEAGDDVLRDCAALCVALGSDGLRGELTLLRAARALAAFEGDTSVNRAHLKAVAPSALRHRLRRDPLDDAGSTTRVTRVVDEVLG; via the coding sequence ATGAAAGATATCATGGAACCTGGTCCCTTCCCCTTCTCGGCCATTGTCGGCCAGGAAGAGATGAAACGCGCCATGATCCTGACCGCGATTGATGCGGGCATTGGCGGCGTTCTTGTGTTCGGAGATCGCGGCACCGGAAAATCCACCGCTGTGCGGGGCCTGGCCGCTTTGCTGCCGTCGATTGACGCTGTTGCAGGATGTCCCGTCAATTCCAGGGCCGTTTCTGACGTGCCCGATTGGGTCGTTCTGAAGGATCAGGCGATTGTCACGAAGCAGACGCCTGTCATCGATCTTCCCCTTGGCGCGACCGAAGACCGCGTGGTCGGCGCATTGGACATCGAAAAGGCCCTGACAAAAGGCGAAAAGGCGTTTGAGCCGGGGCTCCTTGCCCGCGCGAACCGGGGTTACCTCTATATCGACGAAGTGAACCTGCTGGACGACCACCTTGTCGATCTGTTGCTGGACGTCGCCCAATCGGGGCAGAACGTGGTGGAGCGGGAGGGGCTTTCGATCCGCCACGCGGCGAAGTTTGTCCTTGTTGGCTCCGGCAACCCGGAGGAGGGAGAATTGCGCCCCCAGCTTCTGGATCGCTTCGGCCTGTCGGTGGAAGTCGCCAGCCCCACGGATATCGACGTGCGGATCGACGTGATCCGCAGGCGCGATGCCTATGACCGGGATCCGGTGGCATTCGGCGCGGATTGGGCAAGCGAAGACGCGGATCTGCGCATGCGGGTTGTTGACGCGCGCGCTCGGCTGGAATCGGTCGAAGCGGGCGATGACGTGCTGCGTGACTGCGCCGCTTTGTGCGTGGCCTTGGGCTCGGACGGCTTGCGCGGGGAGTTGACGCTGCTGCGCGCCGCCCGCGCATTGGCCGCCTTTGAGGGAGACACATCGGTCAACCGCGCGCACCTTAAAGCGGTTGCCCCCAGCGCGCTGCGCCACCGACTTCGCCGTGATCCACTGGATGACGCGGGCTCCACCACACGGGTCACGCGCGTTGTGGATGAGGTCTTGGGGTGA
- a CDS encoding magnesium chelatase subunit D, producing MSDAEGRWQGVNLAVACLALDPAALGGFWVRARVGPVRDQLENGLKTALQGLSLRRIAPTMPDDALFGGIDLAATLDTGVLTETRGLLADPGVLLLPMAERVEPGLAGRLAGALDAGRGLSIIAFDEGAEPGERAPDALLDRLAIHIDLTDHALSDAPGLAIDLDALTEARARLPLISTPDTAIAELAEVAARLGILSLRAPLQALAVARASAALSGADEIEDADLLTAVELVLAPRATRMPEAPEDTQDDPPPPPDDTTPDRPEDEIEEQLDLPPADILLEAARAMLPPDLLARLAPGKAARAAKATGSGAAKTGNRRGRPLPPRVGRMGGNARVDLVATLRAAAPWQKIRQDITGVTDRVHVRMSDIRIRRFKEASDRAIIFVVDASGSSAMARLAEAKGAVELLLAEAYSRRDHVALVAFRGDGAEVLLPPTRSLVQTKRRLASLPGGGGSPLAAGLRAALHLAALAKGKGMTPSVALLTDGRANVDLTGTANRTTAAEDASNMARAIRSEGYPGLVIDTGQRPTRGLDALAREMGAPYLPLPRADSRNLSRAVDAALTP from the coding sequence GTGAGCGACGCAGAGGGACGCTGGCAAGGGGTCAACCTTGCGGTCGCGTGCCTCGCACTGGACCCGGCAGCATTGGGCGGATTCTGGGTCCGCGCGCGCGTTGGACCTGTTCGCGATCAACTGGAAAACGGTCTCAAAACCGCCTTGCAGGGTCTGTCCTTGCGTCGAATTGCACCAACGATGCCCGATGACGCCTTGTTCGGTGGCATTGACCTGGCCGCAACCCTCGACACCGGAGTTCTGACCGAAACGAGGGGGCTTCTGGCGGATCCTGGCGTGCTTCTCCTGCCGATGGCGGAGCGTGTGGAGCCGGGCCTGGCCGGGCGGTTGGCTGGCGCGCTCGATGCGGGTCGTGGCCTGTCGATCATCGCGTTTGATGAAGGGGCGGAGCCTGGGGAACGCGCGCCTGACGCCTTGCTTGATCGGCTCGCCATCCACATCGATCTTACCGATCACGCGCTCTCCGACGCGCCCGGTCTGGCCATTGACCTGGACGCGTTGACCGAGGCGCGCGCACGTTTGCCGCTGATCAGCACGCCCGACACTGCAATAGCCGAACTGGCAGAGGTGGCCGCCCGGCTGGGAATTCTGTCTCTGCGCGCGCCCTTGCAGGCCCTGGCTGTCGCCCGCGCCTCTGCCGCCTTGTCAGGGGCCGATGAGATTGAGGACGCGGACCTTCTGACCGCCGTGGAGCTGGTCCTCGCCCCCCGTGCGACCCGGATGCCCGAGGCACCGGAAGACACCCAGGATGATCCGCCGCCGCCGCCCGACGACACCACGCCAGACCGGCCGGAAGACGAGATTGAAGAACAACTGGATCTGCCACCCGCCGACATTCTGCTGGAAGCTGCACGGGCGATGCTGCCACCGGATCTTCTGGCGCGGCTGGCCCCCGGTAAGGCAGCCCGTGCCGCCAAAGCCACCGGCTCCGGGGCCGCTAAGACTGGCAATCGTAGGGGGCGTCCACTGCCGCCACGCGTTGGACGAATGGGCGGCAACGCACGGGTTGATCTGGTCGCCACGCTTCGCGCTGCCGCCCCTTGGCAGAAGATCCGGCAAGACATCACCGGCGTGACGGACCGTGTGCATGTGCGGATGTCAGACATTCGTATTCGGCGCTTCAAAGAGGCGTCAGACCGCGCGATCATCTTTGTGGTCGATGCCTCGGGATCAAGCGCAATGGCACGGTTGGCAGAGGCCAAAGGTGCCGTGGAATTGCTGTTGGCAGAAGCCTATTCCCGGCGCGATCACGTGGCTTTGGTGGCGTTTCGAGGCGATGGAGCAGAGGTTCTTCTGCCGCCCACGCGATCGCTGGTCCAGACGAAGCGCCGATTGGCCAGCCTGCCGGGCGGCGGGGGCTCTCCGCTCGCGGCGGGGCTGAGGGCGGCGTTGCATCTGGCAGCGTTGGCCAAAGGCAAGGGCATGACGCCCTCGGTCGCTTTGCTGACTGACGGTCGCGCGAATGTGGACCTGACGGGTACGGCGAACAGGACAACGGCTGCGGAGGATGCCAGCAATATGGCCCGTGCGATCCGAAGCGAGGGCTACCCGGGATTGGTCATCGACACAGGTCAACGTCCGACCCGGGGCCTCGACGCCCTGGCCCGCGAAATGGGTGCGCCCTATCTTCCCCTGCCGCGCGCGGACAGCCGCAACCTCTCACGCGCCGTGGACGCGGCGTTGACGCCGTGA